The Chitinophaga sp. Cy-1792 genome contains the following window.
CTTACCAGCAACCCGCCTGCTACCTGCGACGACAGGGGAAGTATAACTGTAGCGTCTGTGAACGGAGGGCTGTCGCCATATAGTTATAGTCTGGATAATGCCAGCTTCAATACTGCGACGGTATTTTCTAACCTGATCAATGGTGATTATATAGTGTATGTAAAAGATGCAGAAGGATGTGTGATCAACCGTAGTATCTCTCCTTATGGCCCTGTGAGTATGCGCGGTAGCATTGACGCATCGCCTGCAACCTGCTATAGCAGTGCCAACGGAAGCATTACGGTGTCTAACATAACCGGTGGTACAGGCACCTACGAATATTCTATTGATGGTACCAGTTATCAGTCTTCACCTGTATTTAATAATCTGATGGGTGGAAATACCTATGCCGTCACGGTAAGGGATATTCCTTATACCTGTCAGGTACAGCTCACCGCTGCTGTTGGCCGCCCAACTGCATTGCAGTTAGACTTACTCAGCAACAGAGATGTTAGCTGCAATGGCCTCAGCAATGGCATGATTACGGTGAATGCTGCCGGAGGAACTTCCGGCTATCGATATGCTATCAATGGCGGGGCTACCCAGACAACGGGTATATTTGATAACCTGACTGCCGGCAACTATCACCTCGTGGCAACGGATGCACAGGGTTGTACGTCTACCCTGGATCAGACAGTAGGGCAGCCATCCATCCTGCAGGCTGCTATCTCCAGTCAGGCAGATGTGGATTGCTTCGGTAACGCTAACGGATATATTAACCTGACTGCTAACGGTGGCACGCAGCCGTATACCTACGCACTGAACGGTGCCGCGCAGAATGTTGGCATGTTTACAGGCCTGGCACCTGCCACTTACCAGCTAAAGGTAACAGATAAACAAGGCTGCGCATTGTCGCTCTCTACTGCCATCAGTGAACCTGTTCGTCTGGCCATGACCGTGAGTGCCGACCCGGTGAAATGTTTCGGGGAGGCAACAGGAGCGATCACCTTAAACGTTTCCGGTGGTAAAGGTGCTTACAGCTATACGCTGAACGCACTGCCCGCACAAACTACAAATCGCTTCGATCATCTCACAAAAGGTAATTATCTGCTTACAGTAAAAGATGGCAATGGCTGTAAACTTGCTGATAATGCCGTTATCAGCCAGCCGGAACCGCTGTCTTATACCAGGGTGGCCATCGATCCTGTCTGCAGCTATTCGGCTGATGGCAGTATTGAAGTAACATTGAAAGGTGGAACGCCGCCATATAACTATAGCTGGAGCGGCAACACTACTGCGCCTTCTCCTAAGATCAGCAACCTGAAGGGAGGAGTGTATTTCATTAATATGACAGATGCCAACGGCTGCCAGCTGAATGATAATATCAGACTAACACAACCTGCGGCGATCGTGCTGAACTTAGGCCTGAAAGATACCACACTCTGTGTGGGACAACAGCTGACCCTGGATGCAGGCAACGGAGGTACTGATTATGCCTGGACTTCCGACGCTGGCTTCAAGGCTGGTACACAAAAGGTAACCCTAAGTAAAGATGGTAATTATACCGTGGTGGTTACTAACGCTGCCGGCTGTACGGCCACAGATAAATTTGCACTGCACACCTCGCTGAGCGTGCTCCAGGCAGATTTCCTGATGGCCACCTACGGTACCGTAGGAGACACTATCATCCTGGTAGATGTTTCTAAACCTAAGCCATTGGCATTACAGTGGACCATGCCGGAAGGAGCGAAAGAGGTAGGAAGTAGCGGGGATGGCAGTGTGCAGCAACTGATATTTTCTCATGTCGGTATATATAATATCAGACTATATACCCAGCTGGGACAATGTGCGGACATGATCACAAAAGCGGTTACCATCTGGCCGGAGGCCGACAGAAATAATACAGATTCAGCATTGGGGTACCGACCTCCGGTGATAAAGGATATTCAACTCTTTCCGAATCCTACCAGTGGCAATTTCAAGGTGTCGGTGGCCTTGTCTGAATCCACCGCAGTTACTATTAAGCTGATCAACTTTAATACCGGTCAGCAGATGGATCTGAAACAATCACCTGCAGCCATGAACCATGAAGTGCCTTTTAATATTACAGATATGCCACAGGGAATTTACCTGCTGGGGGTACAGGTAGGTCAGGAATACCAGGTCAAAAAAATCATGAAGCTCTAATAGCTTTTCAAATCATTATTAAAGGGCTGAATAAGGCAGTATACCGCTGTTTTGTTCAGCCCCTGTTGTTTTTTGGTCTCACAAGAAAAGATACCGCGAAATAATCGCATTGTGGCCCTGATTTTTATGGTTTCTGCGCAACTTTGGTATGATAATTTCGTTTAACAAGACCAAAGTTTTTGTTTAACCATGGTAAAATGGGTGTTAAGAAGAAGTAGTGGTACTGATAACCCGCATGCCACTGACTTAAAGATGGGAGCAGCTTTTGACCCGATAGTATCGTCACTGTACGCAATTGACTATGACCTGTTTCCTGAATTCCTTACTGTGGTCAGCCAATCAGAAAACTGGGGGTTCTCAAAGGCCAGTTTCAGATTTCATGAAAATATGGACCAGCACGAGCTGGCCCAGGTATCTGCTGTTTCCGGACGTAAAATGAAACCAGGGGAAGTACTGATTATGGAAGAACAGGCCGGCGCCGTATTGCTGGACAGCGCTTCCTTCTTCAGGCTGGTATTTGATTACGGTAGTGCCCTGTTGGCCAATAAAGCTTCCCGCGACCTTGTTGCCAACGAATGGAAGGCCGACATGCATCGGGCGCTCGCATTGATTGCGGCCAGGTTACAGTCATAAAAAAGCCGCGCAAACAAATGTCTGCACGGCTGTGTATAGGTGTCGCTGTTAGTACGAATATTAATAATTCCTGATAATGGTGATATAGCCTTTGGCTACATCCTTAGTACTGTTTACACGGAATACATAGTAATAGGTACCCTCTGCCAGTTGCTGGCCATTCACCTTTCCATCCCAGGTATTGTGATAGTTTTTCTGTGAATACACAATGCGGCCGCCACGATCTACAATGGTGAGTTCATTTTCAGGATAATCTTCGATGCCATTGATAACCCAGTAGTCATTATGACCATCGCCGTTAGGCGTAAGTACGTTGTTGGCATTAATTACAAAGTTGCCCAGTACTCTTATTTCAATGCTGGCGGTATCTGTACAGCCCTGGTTACTGATGGCCACTACCTGGTAGGTGGTGAGTTTGGTCGGTTTGGCTGTAATGCTGGCGGTGGTCACCTCTTCTGTAACACCATCTATCCATTTATAGGTATCTCCACCACTGGCGGTCAGCGTGATAATGTCGCCTTTAGAGATAATATTGCCTTTGTCACTCACCAGCCTGACGTCAGGTATTTTGTTTATACTGATGGTGAATGTCTCTGTTTTGGTGTCCTGTCCGCCGTTTGCAGTGCCGCCATCATCTTTAATGATAACGGTAACAGTGCATGAGCCCTGTGTTTGTCCGGGTTTCAGTCTCCATGTCAGGATGCCGTCTGTGGTTACCTGCAGGAGGTCGAGAACAGGCAGGTCTGCAACGGCTACGAGGGTATAGGTCTGGTCGGGGTCACCGGCCGACATCCCCGTTAATTGCATGGTATGTAAGTCTGTCCCGCTACAGGCCATCTGATTGGCGATAGGGTCCAGGGTAGGCGCATGGTTAATACTGCTGGCTACCACCGTTACTTTAATATCTGCAACGTCGCTGGTGAAAACCCCGTCACTAACGGAAACGGATATCCTGATAGTTGTGCCATGCTTGCTCTTCAGCATATTGGCATCTTTCACGGTTAAAGTACCGTTGTTAGAGAGTGTGATGGCACCGTTGCTGTTGTCGTCAATAATAATCCAGTCGGTGATATTGCCGGTAGCCACCACCTGACCGATAATGCTTCCTGCCGGTGTATCATCATGAACAGTAAAGGTCTGATCGTTGATGGACGGCGGTACTGCTGCCATCATGATGCTGGTAGGGATACTGGTTGCTGCCTTCACTGCCTGACCTGGTAATATGCCGGCCATCAGCAGCACTCCGGCAATGATTTGTCGGTAAAGTTTATTCATAGGTTAAAGGACGCTTGCTCTGTTTTACGTCAGTCTTACACAGGATTATTTTTATAAAGATAACCAGCTTTTTTAGTTGTAGCAATATTTTTTTTAATATATATCTTTGTAGAAGTATTTTTCTTATATTTATACTACCACCAGGCATAAACGATACTCAGCAAAAAACATCCGCTCATTGGAAATTAACCTGATATGATATCCCGATCGCTGCTTTTATTCATGAGTTGTCTGGTTGTTGCCCCGAAACTGACAGCATCACCTGCACCTCCCTTTAAGTCCAAGCCCAACGTAATATGGATCATCGTTGATGACCTGGGATACAGCGACCTGTCGTCGTATGGCAACAAAGACATTCATACCCCTCATATAGACGGCCTGGCAGCGCAGGGGGTACGTTTTACCCGCGCCTACGCCACCGCGCCTATCTGCGGCCCTGCAAGGGAAGGTATCATCACCGGGCGTTATCAGCAAAGATTTGGCGGAGAGTATATGCCATATGAACATATCTCTCCGGAATACCGGAAAAAACTGGCGATGAATTACCTTTTTCATCGCAAAAAGTTTCCCGGCCTGCAAACATTACGGGTGCATATGAAGGCTAACCTGAAAAATCATGTGACTGGCCTTAATAAAGATGAACTAACGATTGCGGATGTATTAAAAAAAGACGGGTATGCCACAGGGTTGGTAGGTAAGTGGAACGAAGGGTATGGAGAGAACTTCTATCCTGATAAACGTGGCTTCGACTATAGCTATTACTTCCAGGGAGCACTGACAAGGTACGTGGAAGATCCGATCGATACAAACAGGTATAAGGGCATACGGCTGCCATGGGCATTTTCGGATATCCCCGCCTGGGCGCCCCGCTATGGCTCTTCTGCCATCATGGAAGGCCGCAACATCGTCAAAGATACCGGGTACCTGACCTTCTCCCTCGCTGAAAAAGCTACTGCCTTTATCGACAAAAATAAAAACAATCCTTTCTTCCTCGCGCTGGCATTTAATGCACCACATGACCCGTTTCAGGCGCCGGTGGAATATATGAATAAAGTCAGCCAGGAACCTGATCCCGTAAAACGTGTTTACTACGCTATGATCCTCGCCCTGGATGATGCCGTTGGCCAGGTGGAAGCAAAACTCAAAGCCGCCGGAATTGCTGATAATACGCTTATTTTCTTCATCAGCGACAATGGAGGCGCTGCCTACACACGCGCTACAGATAATGCACCATTACGGGGCGGAAAATGCACACAATTCGAAGGCGGACTCGTAGTGCCCTGCTTTATGAAGTTCCCGGCAGCATGGCAATCGGCCAGCGTCTACTCCAATCCTGTCAGCGCCCTCGATATGTTTGCCACCACCGTAGCCGTGACAGGTACGCCCTTGCCGGCAGACAGGCCCTACGACGGCGTAAACCTGATCCCTTTTATTAACAGAACAGTTTCCGGCGTCCCACATCCGGTACTGTACTGGAGGAACGGCTATACGAAAGCCATCCGTGAAAACAGCTGGAAACTCTATCTCAACGAAAAAGATAATAAAATCTTCCTCTTCAATCTCGAAGAAGATCCCTCTGAAAAAAACAATCTCGCTACAAAATATCCTGAAAAGGTAGCCGCATTGAAATCCGCATTACATTCCTGGGAAGTGAAGAATACCATTTCGCCAAAATGGCCTAGTGGCGCTGATATACACATCCGCGACAACAACGAATGGCTATGGTTCCCCTCCTGAGATACTACAGGCAACCTGCATATTTTTCCTGATCGCGCAAATCAATTTCCCGGTTCGCATGGCCGCAGGAATTGTTGCAACCTACATTTGCCGGCATAAACAATGAATGGACAAAAATATTCCCGACGATCGTTGTCTGGAGCTGACCTGCGCCATTTTAAGCTGTAAACTCAAACCCTGTAGATAATGAAGAAACTATTATTCTCAGCATTGCTATGCTGCTGTATGCATACGGTATTTGCTCATGCACTCTGGATTGAAACCATGACCACCGGCAAGAAAGGGCAGGCCCAGGAAGTAAAAATATTTTTTGGGGAATATGCCGATAATGAACGCGATTCTGTTGGCAACTGGTTCAGTAATATGAGAGATTTCTCTTTATACCTGATGGCGCCGGATGGCAGCAAACAACAGCTGGAATGTACCCCTGCCGGCGATCATTTCCGCGCCACTTTCACACCTGCCACGGATGGTGCGTATGTGTTGTACATCGATCATACGGTGAAAGAAATTTACGGAGAAAGTAAGATTCATTATTATGCACAGGGTGTGGTAAAAGTTAATAGCAGCAAAGGTTTGGATAACCTGCGTCAGCATGATTTTGTATTGACAGAACCGGCAGTAAAACCGGCAAAAGTAAACGTAGCACAGCAGGTGGCCTTATCGCATAAAACTAAAAAAGAACTGCCCAACGCGGAACTTACTGTTCAGTCGCCACAGGGCTGGACGAAAAAAGTAAAACCGGCAGCAGGGGAAACATTTACGTTTACACCCGCATGGCAGGGAAGATACCTGCTGGAAGGTACTTTTACAGAGAATGAACAGGGACAGCAGGAAGGTAAGCCGTATCAGCGTATATGGCATTGCGTGACCTGGTGTAAAGATATTTAGTGTGGATACTAAAGCGCGTAACCGTTGGATTGGAAAACGGGTATAGCAAAAAAAAGTCCGTTTCTATTCTTAGAGACGGACTTTCTGTTTATATGCATATTTTTATTGAGACCAGCCTGTCGGGGTTCTGTCCCAGCGGTGTTTTTTAAGCTCCGCGAGCAATGCAGGAGATAGTCCTTTGCCATCGCTGCTGGCCATATTTGCTTCCACGTTTCTGATTTTACGCATACCCGGAATGGTGGTGCTGATATCAGGATTGCTGAGAATGAAGCGCAGCGCCATTTCTGGCATGGTCATGCCTGCGGGGATCAATGGTTTCAGTGCATCTGCATGTTCCACACTGGAATGCAGGTTTTCCGGCACGAAATAACTCGCGCGCCAGTCGCCGGCAGGGAAAGTGGTTTCATTGGTAAAGGTGCCGGTGAGGGTGCCTTCATCGAAAGGAACGCGTGCAATCACGCCGATATTGAGCTCACGGCAGAGTGGGAGGAGGTTGTCTTCCGGTGCCTGATCGAAAATATTATAGATTACCTGTACGGAATCGATAAGGCCGGTGCGTAAGGTGTTGAGGCAGTTATCCGGTTCCCAGCGGTTTACGCTCACGCCCCAGTGTTTTACTTTACCTTCTTTTGTCAGTTTGGTGATGGCTTCTTTCCATTCGTCCTGTGCAGCCCAGTTGTCTTCCCATACGTGGAACTGCTGCAGGTCTATGCTGTCTACACCCAGGTTTTTCAGGCTTTTCTCCGTGTATTCCACGATATAGTCAGCGGGGAATACGTCCTGTATATTGAATTCCGGTTTGGAAGGCCATTTACGGTTTTTAGGAGGTATTTTGGTAGCTGCATACAAACGTTTGCCCGGATGGCGTTTGATGGTTTTGTTAAGGATTTCTTCGCTGAGTCCTTCGCCGTATCCCCAGGCGGTATCAAAGAAGTTACAGCCCAGTTCTATGGATTTGTCGAGTGCACGGTTGACTTCTGCTTCTTCGGAGCCTGTCCAGCCAGCCATGCCCCACATACCGTATCCCACTTCACTGATCTTCCAGCCGGTTCTGCCAAATACTCTGTATTCCATGTGTTATAATTTTCCGATGATTAATAAGAGCGATAAATATACATCAAAACTTATTCAGCTGCCAGCTTCAGGAGAAATTCCCTGAAACCCTTGTTGGAATAGTCTTTTGCACCTGTATACCTTTCTCTGATGTTTCCTTTTTTGTCGATGATAACTGTAGTAGGTAAGGTGCCGCTATATACTTTGGGAGCGATGTCTGAGGCTGCACTGTATAACGGCAACGAATATCCGTTTTTCTGTTGGAAGGCCGCTGCTTTGGGCAGGTTGCTGTCTGCATCTACAATGAGGAAAACGATGTCAGCATTATTTTTCAGGTCCTGGTGCAATTGGTTGAGTGCCGGCATTTCGGCGCGGCATGGAGGGCACCAGGTAGCCCAGATGTTAAGGAAAATTACTTTCCCTTTCAAAGCACCTATGGTGACGCTGTTGCCGGATTCATCCACGAATCGGGTATCCGGCGGCATTTCATTGCCGGTGCCGGCATCACTGACACCTGGCTGAAACAAGCCGATGGCCATGAGGCCACGTGTCAGGTAGGATTTGGCATCCGGACTCACCAGTATAACAATGATGAACACTAAGAAGATACCGTTGATTATATTGCTGCGGTTAAACCATTTATGCTTCATATGCATTAACAATGTACGTCAATTTAGGAGAATGCTGCCGGAGGGTATATATAAGCGGCAGGATGTCGGGATTGCCTCAGTGTTTGTCGGTATGGCACCGTAATTAATTGGCATGATACCCGTAAATTTATGATACCTAAATTTCATTGTTATGCAGAAAATAGTTCCTTTCCTTTGGTTTAATAACCAGGCAGAAGAAGCCGTTAATTTTTATCTCTCCGTATTTAAAAATGGTAAAATCATTAGCATGGTGAGAAACGGTCCTAATGGTCCTGGTCCGGAGGGCACGGTATGGTCGGCTGTTTTTGAGCTGGAAGGCATTACTTTCTATGCATTGAATGGCGGCCCTATGTTTAGCTTTACGCCTGCTATTTCCTTGTATATAGATTGTCAGACCCAGGAAGAAATTGATGAGATATGGGAGAAGATGACTTCAGATGGCGGTAAGCCGCTCAGTTGCGGCTGGGTGACCGATAAATTCAATTTAACATGGCAGGTGGTTCCTTCTCAGCTGACAAAGCTGTTGCAGGATAAAGACCCTGTGCGTGCCGGACGTGTAAATGAGGTCATGATGAAAATGGAAAAGCTGATCATTAAAGATTTACAGGATGCCTATGATGGTAAGATCGGGTAACCGTTGACGTTGTTGATTCCTGTATAAAACGGCAGACAGTAATGGTGGTAAGCCATTGCTGTCTGCCGTTTTCGTTTGTGTGACCAGGTTCGGATGATAAACATTTGCTTTTCCGCAGTCGACACCGAAGGTGTCGACTGGTTATTACGCCCCTTCGGGGCGTGGATTATTTTGCTTAATTTCTTAATCGTCTTTTTAAAAAAAATTATTTTCTTCACTTTTCTTGCAAAAATTATTTTCTCTCTCCTTTTATAAAGATGTGTTTTTGTAAAATATTGTTTATTAATTTCTTATGATTAGTTTTACAAGATGAATTCCATGCTTATAAATACATCTCTTTTAAAAAACTTAATAAAAAAATATATTAACTATATTGTAGTTTAGTAAAAATATATATATTCACGTTACTGTAATTCGAATATCAACCAAAAATCAGGGACGTACCGCGCATCACCTTCCTGACATAAAACAACGATAACGCCGACGGGCCAACGAAACGACCAGCAACCTGGCCGTACTGGAGATCGTCATTTCACCTTATTGAACAACACAACTACATGCTAACTATCACCAAAAAAAGATCGCATATGAAAGAACGGCTACTTATCCCGTGCCTTATGCTGCTACTGCTAATCACCACTGTGGTGAAAGGCCAGTCCGGTAACATCTCCGGTAAAATCACCGACCACGACAGCGGCGAACCTCTCCCGGGTGTTACCGTTCGTGTCAAAGGAAAAAACACCGCCGTACAGTCGGATGCCAAAGGGCTCTTCTCCTTAAACGCCACACCACAGGATGTACTGATACTCTCCATCATCGGCTACAATCCCATCGAGCAAACTGTAGGTCGTTCTACCGAATTTAAAATACAACTCACTGCACAGGCTATCGGTTTGAAAGACCTGGTAGTGGTTGGTTATGGCACACAGAAAAAAGCCAATCTCACCGGCGCACTCACTTCTCTGAAAACAGAAGATATAACTAAAAGACAGGTAGCCTCAACTTCCAACCTCCTCCAGGGCCTCGCGCCAGGCGTAATGGTAACACAACAATCCGGTAAACCCGGTACAGATGGTGCCACCATCAAGATCCGCGGAGAAGGTTCTATCTATGCAGGTTCTGATCCACTCATCCTCGTAGACGGTGTGCAGATGAACATGGATGCCGTAGATCCCAATACCATCGAAAGTATTACTGTATTAAAGGATGCGGCATCTACCGCTATCTATGGTAGCCGCGCCACCAACGGTGTAGTACTCGTTACTACCCGCAGAGGTAAAGGCAACGGACTGGCTATGCAATACAATGCATACGTTTCCAAACAGGAAGCAACCAACCTGCCACAAAAGGTAAGCGCCATCGAGCATATGCAATATGCGAACATCGCCCGCCAGAATACTACCGGCAACCCAAACTCATTTGCATTTGATACAGTGCTGATTAATAAATACAAACAAAACCCTGCTGATAACTTTAATTATTTCAATACCGACTGGGAGAAAATGGTACTCACCAACAATGGCCTGATGCAGAACCATAACCTGAACCTCAGTCTGGGTAGCGAGAATATTAAATTCTTTGCCTCCGGTACCTACCTGAAGCAACAAGGGCTTACCCCAAATACCTACTATACAAAATATGATGTACGCATGAATGCAGACATCAAACTTTCTGATAAAGTAAGTCTGCGTGGTGATTATATCTACAATAAATCTGCCCGTAACGAGCCTGCGGGTTCTACGCCGGAATTTATCATCAAACAGATGCTGGGTATGCCTGCAAATGCTGCCGGTAAATTCGCAGATGGTAAATACGGAGATGCCGGCCAGAGCGCCAAAAGGAATCCTATTGGTCAGGCAGAAGCAAGTGGTATCAATCTCAACGAAACACCTTCCAATATCCTGAAGGCAACTTTAGTATACCGTCCGATCAAAGAACTGGAATTTGAAGCCTGGTTCTCCAATAATACCTATAATGCACACAATAAGAAATTCATCCAGAACTATGCAGTATATCGCCCCGATGTTGCCAACAATCAACTGGTACTGGATACTTATTATCCCGGTCAGAACATCCTGAGCGAGGCTTATTCTAATAATAAACTGAACTATTATACGATTCAGGGAACCTTTCATAAACAATATGGTGGCCATGAGATCAAGTTCCTGGCTGGTTTCCAGGCGGAAGATTTCAGCGTGTCATCGCTCGGCGCTTCCAGAACCGACTTCCCATCCAATGATCCGTACATGAACATTGGTACCAAAAACCTGAATAACAGTGGCGGCGCCAGCGCTTACTTCCTCGAAAGCTTCTACGGCAGATTAAACTATTCCTATAAAGATAAATACCTCCTCGAGCTGAACGGAAGGGCGGATGGTTCTTCCCGTTTCTCGCAGGAATTCAATAACCAATGGGGGTATTATCCTTCTGTTTCTGCAGGCTGGATACTCAGCCAGGAAAAGTTCTTCGAACGCCTGAATAAAGTAGTGAGTTTCGCCAAGATCAGGGCTTCCTACGGATCGCTGGGTAATCAGTCGCTGAAAGAATATTATCCTTTCGTAGCCACCCTCAATACTACCACTGTTAATTATTATTTCAATAGTAAGAATAATTCAGGGGTCGCACAAACAGATGCGGCCAATCCAATGATCTCCTGGGAAAAATCTACCCAGAAAAATATCGGTGCCGACTTCCTCTTCCTGAAAGATAGACTGAGCATGTCTTTTGACTATTATATCAAAGATGTGTCAGCAATGTTGCTGAAACGTCCTATTCCAAATTATGTAGGTCTTGCGGCTCCGTACATCAACATCGGATCCATGCAGAACAAAGGCTGGGAGCTCGCATTGGGATGGAAGGATAAGATCGGCAAGTTCCGCTATGATGTTGGCTTTAACCTGAGTGATGTACGTAATAACGTGAAAGACCTTGGTGGTGTTGATATTATTGATGGTGCATTCATTACTACACCGGGATCGCCTATACGTTCTTACTATGGTTATGTGGCAGATGGTTACTACCAGAATGCCGACGAAGTAACAAAAGGACCTTTCTTCCAGAGCACTACCAAGCCTGGTGATATCCGTTACAAAGATTTCAGCGGTCCTGAAGGCAAGCCAGACGGTAAAATTGATGCCTACGACCGTAAGGTGCTTGGCAACAGTATGCCACACTATGAATATAGCCTTAACCTCAACGGCTACTGGAAAAACTTCGACCTGAATATTTTCCTGCAGGGTGTCGGCAAACGTGATAACTATGTGAGTGGTACAGGTGCATGGGCATTCTATAGTGCCGACTTCATCGGAACCATGTATTCCTGGCAGAAAGATTTCTGGACACCGGAAAACCCGAACGCTGCATATCCACGACTGACGGAGAATCCAAGCTTCCCGACTTCTACCTTCTGGATGAAAAATGGTGCATATCTCCGCGTGAAAAATATTGCACTGGGCTATACCTTTAGCGGTCAGCATGTGAAGTTCGTGAAGATACAATCATTACGTGTGTACGTAAGCGGTAGTAACCTGTTTACGCATTCCGGCTATGCACCGGGCTTCGATCCGGAGATCAATAATATCAACGGTGAATTCTATCCGGTGATGAAAACATTCACAGCAGGGCTGAACCTGAAATTTTAAACTTTAAAAAAATCAGCGATGAAGCGCATTAGTATATTTTTACTGGCAGCAGCTGCCTTCTCCTCCTGTAAAAAGGATTTGAACAAACAGCCGCTGGATAGTCCGTCATCAGGTAGCTATTACACCAACGAGGCAGAAGTAAGTCTTGGTTTGACCGGTGTTTATTCCAGTACCTACTGGAACCTGAGTAATAGCATTCCTGTTCAGATCTCTTTTGATCAGTATACCGACCTTGGGCTGGAACGTGCACCTGGCATAGCTGCGGGTACGTATGATGCTACTACTGGTACCATTGGTACTACCTGGCAGCTGATATATAAAACCGTTTCCTATGCCAATAACCTCCTCGATGGTATGGTGAGGGCAAAAGGTAATATGCTGCCGGACAACTACAACAGGATGGATGCAGAAGCCCGTGTATTAAGGGCCTGGGCTTATTATCACCTGATAGGTTTGTATGGAGATGTTCCTTTTTATACAAAACCGTTATTGCCTTCAGAATTTTATAACCAGGCACGTGTTGATAAAAATAAAATTGGTGATTTCCTGCTCACAGATCTTGATAGCGCAGCAACCAAACTGCCATGGCAGCCTGCAGACCAGGGAAGAGTAAGCAGGGGAGTGGCGCTGGGACTGAAATCAAAACTGGCGTTGATGCTTCAGCGTTATGATGTAGCCGCTACTGCCGCAAATGATGTGATCAAGAGTGCACAATATAGCCTCAATCCTGTATTTGCCAATCTGTTCAAAAAAACCGGGCAGGCGGCCAACGCAGGTAAAGAGATCATGTATATCCTGCCTTTCCCCGATGATGCGGTGAATCCGGTGAGCTACGTAGCTATAGGTCAGGGCTCCCGCGCTATCAGTGCGCAATCAGGCCGTTTCCCTATTCAGCCGCTGGTAGACAGATTTGAATGTACCGATGGTAAACGTATCGATCAATCGCCTTTGTATGACCCGGCAAACCCTTCTAAAAACAGGGACCCGCGCCTGAAACAAACCGTTACCATGAATGGT
Protein-coding sequences here:
- a CDS encoding RagB/SusD family nutrient uptake outer membrane protein, which encodes MKRISIFLLAAAAFSSCKKDLNKQPLDSPSSGSYYTNEAEVSLGLTGVYSSTYWNLSNSIPVQISFDQYTDLGLERAPGIAAGTYDATTGTIGTTWQLIYKTVSYANNLLDGMVRAKGNMLPDNYNRMDAEARVLRAWAYYHLIGLYGDVPFYTKPLLPSEFYNQARVDKNKIGDFLLTDLDSAATKLPWQPADQGRVSRGVALGLKSKLALMLQRYDVAATAANDVIKSAQYSLNPVFANLFKKTGQAANAGKEIMYILPFPDDAVNPVSYVAIGQGSRAISAQSGRFPIQPLVDRFECTDGKRIDQSPLYDPANPSKNRDPRLKQTVTMNGDTISLTASGTLRRCVYSCYNNAAGKAETMFYNFATGTWASASNADMTNIYGPVLNGVGYLWAKYTYDDAQDAFTSKTGFIYMRYAEILLTYAEAKVEGGQLDASVIAAVNQVRQRAGMPVVDAVVAGDLAKMKQLVRREKVVELANEGIHLFDMRRWKTGKTAMNTFVYGAAAKSNVPAAVPSFGGAGSETDLNDIPDYTNSATVRFKREQRYFIDPRDYLWPIPQGERDMNKLLGPNPGW
- a CDS encoding TonB-dependent receptor; this translates as MLLLLITTVVKGQSGNISGKITDHDSGEPLPGVTVRVKGKNTAVQSDAKGLFSLNATPQDVLILSIIGYNPIEQTVGRSTEFKIQLTAQAIGLKDLVVVGYGTQKKANLTGALTSLKTEDITKRQVASTSNLLQGLAPGVMVTQQSGKPGTDGATIKIRGEGSIYAGSDPLILVDGVQMNMDAVDPNTIESITVLKDAASTAIYGSRATNGVVLVTTRRGKGNGLAMQYNAYVSKQEATNLPQKVSAIEHMQYANIARQNTTGNPNSFAFDTVLINKYKQNPADNFNYFNTDWEKMVLTNNGLMQNHNLNLSLGSENIKFFASGTYLKQQGLTPNTYYTKYDVRMNADIKLSDKVSLRGDYIYNKSARNEPAGSTPEFIIKQMLGMPANAAGKFADGKYGDAGQSAKRNPIGQAEASGINLNETPSNILKATLVYRPIKELEFEAWFSNNTYNAHNKKFIQNYAVYRPDVANNQLVLDTYYPGQNILSEAYSNNKLNYYTIQGTFHKQYGGHEIKFLAGFQAEDFSVSSLGASRTDFPSNDPYMNIGTKNLNNSGGASAYFLESFYGRLNYSYKDKYLLELNGRADGSSRFSQEFNNQWGYYPSVSAGWILSQEKFFERLNKVVSFAKIRASYGSLGNQSLKEYYPFVATLNTTTVNYYFNSKNNSGVAQTDAANPMISWEKSTQKNIGADFLFLKDRLSMSFDYYIKDVSAMLLKRPIPNYVGLAAPYINIGSMQNKGWELALGWKDKIGKFRYDVGFNLSDVRNNVKDLGGVDIIDGAFITTPGSPIRSYYGYVADGYYQNADEVTKGPFFQSTTKPGDIRYKDFSGPEGKPDGKIDAYDRKVLGNSMPHYEYSLNLNGYWKNFDLNIFLQGVGKRDNYVSGTGAWAFYSADFIGTMYSWQKDFWTPENPNAAYPRLTENPSFPTSTFWMKNGAYLRVKNIALGYTFSGQHVKFVKIQSLRVYVSGSNLFTHSGYAPGFDPEINNINGEFYPVMKTFTAGLNLKF